A genomic region of Streptomyces diastaticus subsp. diastaticus contains the following coding sequences:
- a CDS encoding M6 family metalloprotease domain-containing protein has translation MSRQEDPREHAPAGRAERLERVTPRALGAGTVALLALAATTLVAGPASATPPGGPCALPRTPAHHSEGLDTWNDAYPRPLGSLDAVLVFLSFPDATPRTTPAELTADYFPDATNFFDRSSYGRFTLRPHPQKEWLTMPQPSTAYEIRRDWNAAARSAYLRDALAAADPVVDFSRYDIVYFVADPDAPGVDSDATKVVNFSRPLEADGTSIRRVVTLFEHHPPDRNVLAHETGHVFDLPDLYDRPTDDKGDWDTHVGDWDLMGSQFGMAPDLFAWHKWKLGWLGHRQITCVQGGGSHRLSLEPVSAGAPLPGSGTRLAVVPEGPGTVIAVEARTAEGNDVDVCREGVLVYRVRTGLPSGAGPVEVLDAHPGTAACWGRSVYPDLADAPVQEGETFTVPGTAPGEGVRVEVEDRTPAGSWTVNLTTRL, from the coding sequence TTGTCGCGTCAGGAGGACCCGCGGGAGCACGCGCCGGCCGGCCGGGCCGAGCGCCTGGAGCGCGTCACGCCCCGCGCGCTCGGCGCGGGCACCGTGGCCCTGCTCGCCCTCGCGGCGACCACCCTGGTGGCGGGGCCCGCCTCGGCCACGCCCCCGGGCGGCCCCTGCGCGCTCCCGCGCACCCCGGCCCACCACTCGGAGGGCCTCGACACCTGGAACGACGCCTACCCGCGCCCCCTCGGCAGCCTCGACGCCGTCCTCGTCTTCCTGTCGTTCCCCGACGCCACCCCGCGCACCACCCCCGCCGAGCTGACCGCCGACTACTTCCCCGACGCCACCAACTTCTTCGACCGCTCCTCGTACGGCCGCTTCACCCTGCGCCCGCACCCCCAGAAGGAGTGGCTGACCATGCCCCAGCCCTCCACGGCCTACGAGATACGGCGCGACTGGAACGCCGCCGCCCGCTCCGCCTACCTCCGCGACGCCCTCGCCGCCGCCGATCCGGTCGTGGACTTCTCCCGCTACGACATCGTCTACTTCGTCGCCGACCCGGACGCGCCCGGTGTCGACTCCGACGCCACCAAGGTGGTCAACTTCAGCCGCCCGCTGGAGGCGGACGGGACGAGCATCCGCCGCGTCGTCACCCTCTTCGAGCACCACCCGCCGGACCGCAACGTCCTCGCCCACGAGACCGGCCACGTCTTCGACCTGCCCGACCTGTACGACCGGCCCACCGACGACAAGGGCGACTGGGACACCCACGTCGGCGACTGGGACCTCATGGGCAGCCAGTTCGGAATGGCTCCCGACCTCTTCGCCTGGCACAAGTGGAAGCTCGGCTGGCTCGGCCACCGGCAGATCACCTGTGTCCAGGGCGGAGGCTCCCACCGCCTCTCGCTTGAGCCCGTGTCCGCCGGGGCCCCGCTCCCCGGCTCCGGCACCCGCCTCGCGGTCGTCCCCGAGGGACCCGGCACCGTCATCGCCGTCGAGGCGCGGACCGCCGAGGGCAACGACGTGGACGTCTGCCGCGAGGGCGTCCTCGTCTACCGGGTCCGCACCGGCCTCCCCTCCGGCGCGGGCCCCGTCGAGGTCCTCGACGCCCACCCGGGCACCGCCGCCTGCTGGGGCCGCTCGGTCTACCCCGACCTCGCCGACGCGCCCGTCCAGGAGGGCGAGACCTTCACCGTCCCCGGTACCGCCCCCGGTGAGGGTGTACGGGTGGAGGTGGAGGACCGCACGCCCGCCGGAAGCTGGACGGTCAACCTCACCACGCGACTGTGA